GACGGTCAGGTGTGGCATACATCCACAATGACAAAGAACGTGATCACACCTTCTACAAGCGACGTTCCGGTTTGTTCAAGAGGGTGACTGACATCTCTGCCCTCACTAGGGCTAGGGTTGCGGTCGTCCTAGAAACAAACAATGGAAAGATGCACTCATTTGGGACACCATTGGCCGATCCCATTGTTGATGCTTTCCTATTTGGAGCTCCACTAGCAGTTCCCTCCGCCGACGAGGCAACCATTGCTAGGATTGGAAGCCTACAAAATGAGGTGGCTCAGTTGGACATGGAGAACATGACCGAGGAAGACAAAAACCAACTTTCCATCCTTCGTATGAAAAATATACAAGAAGAGAACCCAGGTATGGTGGCAAATCTTATCTTCATGAAGGAAAAAGATCTCAATCTTGAAGATCTAAACAAGGTCTTCAGTGAGCTCTCTCGAGTCCAAAAAGACATTAGATTCCAGCAACCTCCGTTGCCTGGTCGTGAAGACAAGACCTGTGGCACATCTGTGGCACAAGATCTGCTACTACCAAGTGTTCTACCAGTGGATCATTTGGGTACTACTCATTCACTTATGCAGTCATCGTGGCCTCACAATCTCTCACAACTCCAGCTACCTTCAAAACCACTGCCATCACAACCAGAACAAACTTCGGCACCACTTTTTCCTATGCAGGCACCACAAATGTTACATTCTGCACCACCATCTTTAGCTCCACATTTGGCTTCCCATGTCCAACCCATACAAAATCAGGTACATGAGCAAACTCCAGCAGAGGAGTTGCATGTTCAGAACTATGAAAGTCCTTGCAACATAGTACAACCACAACAAGATGATGCAAACCATGACTCAACATCTGGGCAGAATTTGGAGGCCTCTCCACTATTGGGGTACTCGAGTGCCAATGATTTTTCTATTGATGGCCCATTTAACACTGAACAATGGGGTTATGCTCTATCAGATCAGTCATATTACAATAGTTTCCTAGGGATGGATGCTTACTTAGGCTCTAGCGCTACGGATCTAGGCCAGTCTTCCATGGTAAATGGTGGATGGGTTGATGTGCCGCCCTCTTCCACTTGACAAGATATTGATATTCTTACAGACTATGGAGAGCTGTTGTAGATGCTAGTTAGCGCTTCCATGTAAGAGCTATATTGAAATAAAATATATTTGTTTCCAAATTCATTATCCTTTGCACTACTATCTTAATTAGGATGTTTGGGAAAATATGCATGCTCAGTGTTCCAGGTCTTGGTCCATGATGTTTTTTCATCAGTACCTacaattttgttgttgttgtttagATCATTGTCATCTTACGAATGAAGGAAGTGGAACATGTATTTACAACAATGCACCTCTTAGAATATTGTGAGGCAAACATTAGTGTGTCAACTAAAATAGAAGCCATGCTCATTAAATAATTAAATTAAAAGATAGCACAAGTCCAAACTTCAACTCAAGAGACTAGAATCCATTACTTTTTCTAGTTGCATAACACTACCAAGAACAACAACTTCATCTCATATATGAATTAATGAATATGAGAAATCAAGGTTTTCTTAATAGAGGTGAATATGCCTTATCAAGAAATTAGAACCATAGTAGACATGTGAAGAGATGGTGGCCACCTGTGATCCATTGTTACCAC
This sequence is a window from Aegilops tauschii subsp. strangulata cultivar AL8/78 chromosome 7, Aet v6.0, whole genome shotgun sequence. Protein-coding genes within it:
- the LOC109760295 gene encoding uncharacterized protein, which produces MWLANSTPKSLVFCRSLCFLFVVVSFFLFVHISMPRKERRSGVAYIHNDKERDHTFYKRRSGLFKRVTDISALTRARVAVVLETNNGKMHSFGTPLADPIVDAFLFGAPLAVPSADEATIARIGSLQNEVAQLDMENMTEEDKNQLSILRMKNIQEENPDKTCGTSVAQDLLLPSVLPVDHLGTTHSLMQSSWPHNLSQLQLPSKPLPSQPEQTSAPLFPMQAPQMLHSAPPSLAPHLASHVQPIQNQVHEQTPAEELHVQNYESPCNIVQPQQDDANHDSTSGQNLEASPLLGYSSANDFSIDGPFNTEQWGYALSDQSYYNSFLGMDAYLGSSATDLGQSSMVNGGWVDVPPSST